The DNA sequence AAAATTATTTGAAAATTCCTGTTGAACATGTTGATATTAAAAAAATAGATGCAATTCCAATAGTTGAAATGTATTCCAGAATGTCTTTTTCAGCAAGAACTCTTGCATATGGTGCTTTACTTTATGAGAAAATGCTTAAAGATGAGGAGGTAACTGTAATTTTAACTCTTGCAGGTTCCCTTTTCAGTGCAGGACTTAAGAATGCTGTATGTGATCTGGTAAGAAATAATCTTGTTGATATAATTGTTTCTACAGGAGCAATAATAGTTGACCAGGATTTTTTTGAAGCATTGGGTTTTAGACATTATATAGGAAGTCCTGATGTTGACGATAGAGAACTTAATAAACTTCATATAGACAGAATATATGATACTTATATTGATGAAGACGAATTAAGAATTTGTGATATGACTGTTGCTGAAATTGCAGAAAAACTTGAACCAAAACCTTATTCATCAAGAGAGTTTATAAAGGAGATGGGGAGATATTTAAAAGAGAAAGGAATTAAAAGCGATGATTCAGTTGTACTTGCTTGCTATGAAAAAAATGTTCCTATTTTTGTTCCTGCTTTTTCAGATTGTTCTGCTGGGTTTGGGCTTGTTTATCATCAAATAAAACATCCAGAAAAACATGTTTCAATTGATTCTGTGAAGGACTTTAAAGAACTTACAGAATTGAAAATTGCTGCAAATCAAACAGGGGTTGTAATGCTTGGTGGAGGGGTTCCTAAAAACTTTACACAGGATATAGTTGTCTGTGCCGATGTTTTAAATAAAACAGTTCCAATGCATAAATATGCAATTCAGATTACTGTTGCGGATGTTAGAGATGGAGCACTTTCAAGTTCAACATTAAAAGAAGCACATTCATGGGGTAAAGTTGATTTTCCAAATACAGAAATGATTTATTCTGAAGTTACAGTTGCATTTCCAATAATCGCTGCCTATGTATATCAAAAGGTGAAAAATAGAAAACCGAGAAACTGGAATAAATTTTTTGAAAAATGATTTTAAATGAAAAACATAACTATTTCTATATATTTTATTTTAACAACATTTCTTTTTGCCCAAAGTAAAAATGGAGGAGAAATGGATAAACAAATACCTTCTTTATGTGAAGTATATAAAGATTATTTTCCAATTGGAGCAGCAGTTAACTTAAAAACTGTAGTTTCTCATGCGGATTTACTGAAAAAACATTTTAATAGTATAACTCCTGAAAATCATACAAAATGGGGTTTAATTCATCCTTTACCTAATAAATATAATTTTGAAGATGCAGATAAAATAATAAATTTCGCAATTGAAAACAAAATGAAAATAAGAGGGCATACACTTGTTTGGCATATTCAGGTTCCTGAATGGGTTTTTAAAGATGAAAAGGGGAACTGGATAGATAAGGATACACTTTTGAAACGACTTTATGAACATATTAAAACTGTTGTTGGATATTATAAAGGTAAAGTTTATGCATGGGATGTTGTAAATGAGGCAATTTCAGACAAAGAAGGAGAGTTTTTAAGAGATGAGCCATGGTACAAAATTGGAGGAGAAGAGGTTATAGAAAAAGCATTTATTTGGGCTCATGAAGTAGACCCAGATGCTATTTTGTTTTATAATGATTATAATCTGGAATTACCATCTAAAAGAGAAAAGGCATATCAATTGATTAAAAAACTGAAAGAAAAAGGAATTCCTGTTGGAGGGATAGGCATTCAGGCACACTGGGGATTATATGGAATAACGCCAGAAGATTTAGAAGAGAGTATTAAGAAATTCTCTACACTTGGTGTTCAGATACAGATTACAGAGTTTGACATTTCAATATATCTTGATAAAAATGAAAAATTTAATTCCATTGAAGAAGTTCCTGAAGAAAGAATAAAAAAGCAGATAGAACTTTACAAAAAAGTATTTGAAATTTTAAGAAAACATAAAAATCTAATCACTGGTGTTACTTTCTGGGGAGTTGCAGATGATATTACATGGCTTGATTATTTCCCTGTTAAAGGTAGAAAAAACTTTCCTCTTTTATTTGACATTTATCATAAACCTAAAAAAGTTTTCTGGGAAATTATAAATTTTTGATTTTATTTTTTCAAAATTTATGAAGAATTAAGTTTATTCCCCAGTAAATAAAAATTAAAAAGCCTAAAAATTTAAACAAAACTTTCACCTTTGAATGAAAAAGGATTTTCTGTAAAAAATATGGAATAAAACCAATTATTAACAGCACAGGGAAAATTATAGAACTGAGAGCAAATAGAAAACCAGCAGAAAAACCGAAAAAAATACCTTTATTTAAATATGCAATATAAAAAATTAATCCTATTAAAGGAGCGCATGGAGTTATTCCTTCTATAATTCCTAAAAATATAGGTGTAGATGTTTTAAAAACTTTTACATATTTTTTTGAAGGAAATAAAAAAAGTATACCTATTAAAATAAGAATTAAACCTGATATATATGAAAAAACTTCTTTTTGAATAATACTCTGAATATAATTTCCAAAATAAGAAGCAAGTCCTCCAATAAATCCATAAATAAAAATCTTGCTTATGCTGAATAAAGAAGCAATTTTGATTCCTCCTTTCCAGTTATCTGATTCTTTTATAACCACAGGAAAAAGTAAAAAACAACAATGAAATCCACAAAAACTTATTCCTACAAGAAAGCCGGACAAGAAAAATTGAAGTAAAAATTTCATGATTAAATTTTAATCTTTATTTTTAAAAGCAGTCAATTTTAAAAAAATAAAAATTTATTTTTGAAAAATCATTATGATATACTATAAAAAAAAGGAAATTAAAATGACAAGGGATGATGGTTTTGAACTTTTGAAAAAATATATTTCAAATAAAAATCTCATAAAACACTCTCTTGCGTGTGAAGCAATTATGAGAAAACTGGCTAAATATTTTGGTGAAAATGAAGAAATCTGGGGACTTGCTGGTTTACTTCATGACCTTGATTATGAATATACAAAAGATAATCCTGAAATTCATGGTTTAAAAACTATTGAAATGCTGGGTGACAGTGTAAATGAAGAAATAAAGAATGCAATTCTTGCTCATGCTGAAAAGAAAAATCCAGAAACAAAAATTGAAAAATCTTTATATGCAGTTGACCCTGTTAGTGGGTTTATTGTTGCCTGTGTACTTATAAGACCTGAAAAGAAACTTGAAATTATAGATATTGAATTTTTGAAAAATAGATTTAAAGAAAAAAGTTTTGCAAAGGGAGCCAACAGAGAACAGATAAAAACATGTGAGACACTGGGAATTAAACTTGATGAATTTCTTTCTCTATCACTTGAAAGTATGAAAAAAATTGCTGTAGAACTTGGCCTTTGAGTTGACAAGAAGGATGAATTTTTCTATAATAAATTAAAATTAAAGCCACCTTAGCTCAGCGGTAGAGCAGGGCACTTGTAATGCTCAGGTCCGGGGTTCAAATCCCCGAGGTGGCTCTTAATCTAATTTTTCAAAATGGTCAAGTCAGATAAATGGATTAAAAAAATGGCTCAGAAAGGTATGATAGAGCCATTTTTTCCTGAAAAGATTAAAAAAGGAATTTCTTTTGGACTTTCCTCTTATGGATATGATTTTACAATTTCAAATGAATTTTTGATTTTTAAAGGTAAAATTGCATCTCCAAAACAAATAACAGAAAATGATTTTGAAAAATATAAAGGAAATGTTTGCAAGATTCCTCCAAATAGTTTTGTTCTTGGGAAAAGTGTTGAATATTTTAGAATTCCAAGGGAAGTAATTGGAATTTGTTTTGGAAAATCTACTTATGCAAGATGTGGAATAATTATAAATGTAACCCCTCTTGAGCCAGAATGGGAAGGATTTATTACAATACAAATAGCAAATCTAACTCCTGTTGAAGGTGAAGTTTATGCTGGAGAAGGGATTGGCCAGGTTATATTTTTATCTGCAGATGAAATATGTGAAAAATCTTATAAAGACCATTCTGGAAAATATAATAATGCAAAAGATATACAACTTCCTAAAATATAAGTAAAATTATTTCTTAAATCCCAAGTAAATACTTGCTCAACTACAGGTATAAAACATTGGAATTTGAAAAATTCCAAGTGTTTTTTCTGGCGTTTTTTGCCCAGAACAAATAAAAATACCTTAAGTCCCCCTCAAAGATTGAGGGGGTGCTGGTGCGACGAATAAGGAGCACCGATTAGCACGGGTGGCGAGATGGTGAGCCACCTATTTAGGGGAGTTGATACCTATTGAGGATTTTAAAGGGGTTTAAACCCCTTTAAGAAAGAACCGTAGTTGACAATAAAAACAAAATATAACAAAATAAAAAAGTAAATGGGATTCAGTAAAGATTTACAATCCTGAGTTTAATTATGTTATAATAACTTTATGGAAAAGATTATATTTTTTTTAATGGGTGTAAAAATCTGCGTTAAAAAAGGAGATATTCTTGAGGAAAAAGTTGATGCTATTGTAAATCCTTCAAATACAAATTTTACTATGGGTGGTGGACTTGCAAAAAAAATAAAAGAAAAAGGTGGAAATGAAATTGAAAAAATGGCAAAGCGGAAAGGAAGAGTACAGCCCGGGTATTGTATTTATACAGATTCCGGTAAATTACTTTCAAAATATATAATTCACGCAGTAACAATGGATATGGATTTTAAGTCAGATTATGATGTAATAAAAAAATGTATGGAAAACTCTTTTAAACTCTGTAATGATTTGAAGATAAAAACTATTTCTTTTCCTGCTATTGGTTGCGGAACAGGAAAACTTGATAGTAAAAAAATTGCAGAGATTATGGTAAGGGAAACATTAAGATATTTATCGGGTAAATTTGAAACAGATGAAATAAACTTTGTACTTTTTAAAAAGAGAGATTACGAGAATTTTTGTAATGTTTTTGAAGAGTATTTGAAAAATTTGACTAAAAAGACGTATAAAAATCCAATTCCCACAGTTGATATAATAATTGAATATAATGATGGAATAGTTTTAATAGAAAGAAAAAATTATCCTTTTGGCTGGGCAATACCAGGGGGTTTTGTTGAATATGGAGAAAGTTGTGAAGAAACTGCAATTAGAGAGGCAAAAGAAGAAACAGGACTTGAACTTGAAGATTTGAGACAGTTTAAGACATATTCAAAACCAGGGAGAGACCCAAGATTTCATACAATAACAACCGTTTTTACAGCAAAAGGTAAAGGATATTTAAAAAGTGGAGATGATGCAAAAAATGCTTCAGTTTTTAATGAAAAAAATTTACCCGAAAATATTGCTTTTGACCACAGGGATGTACTTATGGAATACTTTTATTTTAAAAACAAATTAAGAAATTAAGAAGTTCATAAGTTAATAAGTTCAGGAGTTAAAAGTGAAAAAAATAATTTTAAGTGGTATGAGACCAACCGGACCTTTACACATAGGACATTTATTTGGCGCTTTAAAAAACTGGAAAAAATTACAGGATGAAGGATATAAATGTTTCTATATGATTGCTGATTATCATGCTTTAAGTACAGAATATGCAAATCCCCGTAAAATAAAAGAATATGTAGAAGAAATGGCTATTGATTTTATCTCTTCTGGACTTGACCCGGAAAAGTCAACAATTTTCATTCAATCTCTTGTACCTGAGCATACTGAGTTACATTTAATATTTTCAATGATTGTTCCTATTCCTTATCTTGAAAGAAATCCAGTTTATAAAGAACAGATAGAAGAATTGAAAGATAAGGAACTGCATACTTATGGGTTTTTAGGTTACCCGGTATTACAGGCAGCAGATATTTTGATTTATAAGGCAAACTTTGTTCCAATAGGGATTGACCAACTTCCTCATCTTGAGTTGACAAGAGAAATAGCAAGAAAGTTTAATTATTTATATGGAGAAACATTCCCTGAACCTGAACCTCTTTTAACAGAAACACCAAAAATTCCAGGAACAGATGGAAGAAAAATGAGTAAGTCATATAATAACTGTATTTTTTTAAAAGATAGCCCAGAAATTATAGAAGAAAAGGTAAGTAAAATGTTTACAGACCCTAAAAGAATTTACAGAAGAGACCCAGGACATCCTGAAACCTGTCCTGTTTTTGCCTATCATAAAATTTTTAATGAAAAAAGAGTAGGGGAGATAGAAAAGGATTGTAAAGGTGCTGTAATTGGATGTACTGATTGTAAAAAAGAACTTGGGAAAAAGATTGTTGAATATCTTGAAGAAATAAGAAAAAAAAGAGAGAAAATTGAGAAAAATAAGAAAGATTTGATGGAGATACTTTTGGAAGGAAGCAAGAAAGCAAGAGAAACAGCAATTAAAACGATTTATGAAGTAAAAGAAAAAATAGGGGTTAAATATGAAAAATAATATTGAAAAACTTGTAAGAAAAGAATTAAAAGAAATTGCTCCTTATGTTCCGGGTAAACCTATTGATGAAGTTAAAAGAATTTACAATATTGACAGAATAATAAAACTTGCTTCAAACGAAAATCCTCTTGGATATTCTCCGAAGGTAAAAGAAGTAATAAAAGAAAATCTTGATGATATAAACAGATATCCTGATGGTTCTGGATATTATCTGAAAAAAGAACTGGCAAATTTTCTTAATATATCTGAAGATGAAATAATTCTTGGCAGTGGTTCAAGTGAAGTTATATCACTTGCTATTGAAGCATTTGTAAATCCTGGTGAAGAAGTAATTTATCCATTTCCATCTTTCATTATTTACAGAATTCTGGTTTTAAAGGTTGGGGGAGTTCCCGTTGAAGTTCACCTTGAAAATGATTTTTCTTACAACATTGATAGAATTCTGGAAAAAATTAATTCAAAGACAAAAGTGATAATTTTATGTAATCCAAATAATCCAACAGGAACAATTTTATATAAAAACCAACTTGAAAGATTTCTGAATAAAATTCCTGATAATATTATTGTGATTTCTGATGAAGCATACTTTGAATATGTTGAGGATAAAAATTTTGGAACGTGTTTTCCATATTACAAAGAAAAAAATATTGTAATTACAAGAAGTTTTTCAAAAATTTATGGACTTGCTTCTTTAAGGATTGGATACGGAATAGGGAAAAGTGAGATTTTAAATTATATGGAAAGAATTAGACCCCCTTTTAATACAACAGGTATTGCACAGATTGCTGCTATAACTGCATTAAAAGATATGGATTTTGTTAAAAAATCAATTGAAAATAATATAAAAGGAAAAAAGTTCCTTTATGAAAATTTTAAAAAACTGGGGATTGATTATATACCTACTGAAGCGAATTTTATACTTTGCAGATTTAAAGGAGATGCAACTTTTATAGTAAAAGAACTTGAAAAGGCCGGTGTAATAGTACGGGGAATGAAAAGTTTTGGACTATCAAACGAATATGTCAGAATTACTATAGGAACAGAAGAAGAAAATAGAATTCTTATAGAAAAACTTTCAAAATTGATTTAATTTCTTTATTCAAAAAGAAGAACTGCTTTTATATATCCTTCGGGTTTTTCAAGTGTTGTTCTCATTGCTTTATCTATTTCTTTAACTGAAAATCTGTGTGTAATCAGTTTTTCAAGGTTAAATTTTCTATTTTCAAGAAGTTTTATTCCTCTTTCAAAGTTATCCATATTTCTTTTAATTCCCATTACAGGAGAAGGGTTTAATATATGCAGACCTTTTGAATGCCACAAACCTGCATTCACAGTTCTTTCTCCGTGATGCCATGAAAAAATCGCAAGTTTACCTGCTTTATTTATTATTTCTTCCGCGAGATTTAAAGCTTCCTGAACTCCTGCACATTCAATTACAATATCAAATCTATTTCTGTACTTTTCAATATCAAATCCTTTCTTAATATTCACTGTTTCAGTTGCTCCATACTCTTCTGCAAGTTTAAGATTATATTCTTTTATATCAAAGACGACAATTTCTTCAACAGGAAAACCGGAAAGTCCTTGAAGATTTAAAAGTCCCATAAAACCAGCACCAATTAAAGCAATTTTATCCCCAGGTGAAACAGAATAAAAATTAATAGCATTTAAGACACAGGCAACTGGTTCAACTATATATTTTGCAGGGTCATCAACTTTTATAGAAAATTTTTTAACATCTTTTTCTTTCATTTTCTGGTATAAACTCCAGTTAAAGCAGACCACATAATCACCTTCTTTGATATTTTTAACTTCTTTCCCTTTTTCAACTACAACTCCAATTCCTTCATGTCCTATAATCGAATTTTCTGGTAATTTTTCTATACCAGCAAAAAGAGATGATTCCCACATACATATACCATTTGCAAGACATTTAATCATAACTTCGTCATTCTTTACATCTTCAATTTCATGTTCCCTTATTTCAAACTTTTCTTTATCCATATAAAAAACACTATATCCTCTCATTTTCACTCCTTTTTGAATTTATTTTAGCATAACAAAATTTATTAAAAAATTTTTCCTATTCCCACCTTTGAGGTGGGAAATGGAAAGCAAGAAAAAATTTGGGATAACTCCAGCACAATATAGAAAAATTATATAAAAGAGCAAAAAATTACAAAAAACAGCAAAAAATTACATAAATTTCTCTTGACTATAATTAAATTTTAAAGTTAAATTTATAAAGATGAAAATAAAAAAGGAGGTGTGGTATGAAGAAAAGAGGGTTTACTTTGATAGAGTTGCTTGTTGTGGTGGCAATAATCGCAATTTTGGCAGCGATGTTAC is a window from the bacterium genome containing:
- a CDS encoding deoxyhypusine synthase, with the translated sequence MKKSKKNYLKIPVEHVDIKKIDAIPIVEMYSRMSFSARTLAYGALLYEKMLKDEEVTVILTLAGSLFSAGLKNAVCDLVRNNLVDIIVSTGAIIVDQDFFEALGFRHYIGSPDVDDRELNKLHIDRIYDTYIDEDELRICDMTVAEIAEKLEPKPYSSREFIKEMGRYLKEKGIKSDDSVVLACYEKNVPIFVPAFSDCSAGFGLVYHQIKHPEKHVSIDSVKDFKELTELKIAANQTGVVMLGGGVPKNFTQDIVVCADVLNKTVPMHKYAIQITVADVRDGALSSSTLKEAHSWGKVDFPNTEMIYSEVTVAFPIIAAYVYQKVKNRKPRNWNKFFEK
- a CDS encoding endo-1,4-beta-xylanase → MDKQIPSLCEVYKDYFPIGAAVNLKTVVSHADLLKKHFNSITPENHTKWGLIHPLPNKYNFEDADKIINFAIENKMKIRGHTLVWHIQVPEWVFKDEKGNWIDKDTLLKRLYEHIKTVVGYYKGKVYAWDVVNEAISDKEGEFLRDEPWYKIGGEEVIEKAFIWAHEVDPDAILFYNDYNLELPSKREKAYQLIKKLKEKGIPVGGIGIQAHWGLYGITPEDLEESIKKFSTLGVQIQITEFDISIYLDKNEKFNSIEEVPEERIKKQIELYKKVFEILRKHKNLITGVTFWGVADDITWLDYFPVKGRKNFPLLFDIYHKPKKVFWEIINF
- the hisC gene encoding histidinol-phosphate transaminase — its product is MKNNIEKLVRKELKEIAPYVPGKPIDEVKRIYNIDRIIKLASNENPLGYSPKVKEVIKENLDDINRYPDGSGYYLKKELANFLNISEDEIILGSGSSEVISLAIEAFVNPGEEVIYPFPSFIIYRILVLKVGGVPVEVHLENDFSYNIDRILEKINSKTKVIILCNPNNPTGTILYKNQLERFLNKIPDNIIVISDEAYFEYVEDKNFGTCFPYYKEKNIVITRSFSKIYGLASLRIGYGIGKSEILNYMERIRPPFNTTGIAQIAAITALKDMDFVKKSIENNIKGKKFLYENFKKLGIDYIPTEANFILCRFKGDATFIVKELEKAGVIVRGMKSFGLSNEYVRITIGTEEENRILIEKLSKLI
- a CDS encoding NUDIX hydrolase, whose protein sequence is MKNLTKKTYKNPIPTVDIIIEYNDGIVLIERKNYPFGWAIPGGFVEYGESCEETAIREAKEETGLELEDLRQFKTYSKPGRDPRFHTITTVFTAKGKGYLKSGDDAKNASVFNEKNLPENIAFDHRDVLMEYFYFKNKLRN
- the trpS gene encoding tryptophan--tRNA ligase; its protein translation is MKKIILSGMRPTGPLHIGHLFGALKNWKKLQDEGYKCFYMIADYHALSTEYANPRKIKEYVEEMAIDFISSGLDPEKSTIFIQSLVPEHTELHLIFSMIVPIPYLERNPVYKEQIEELKDKELHTYGFLGYPVLQAADILIYKANFVPIGIDQLPHLELTREIARKFNYLYGETFPEPEPLLTETPKIPGTDGRKMSKSYNNCIFLKDSPEIIEEKVSKMFTDPKRIYRRDPGHPETCPVFAYHKIFNEKRVGEIEKDCKGAVIGCTDCKKELGKKIVEYLEEIRKKREKIEKNKKDLMEILLEGSKKARETAIKTIYEVKEKIGVKYEK
- the dcd gene encoding dCTP deaminase produces the protein MVKSDKWIKKMAQKGMIEPFFPEKIKKGISFGLSSYGYDFTISNEFLIFKGKIASPKQITENDFEKYKGNVCKIPPNSFVLGKSVEYFRIPREVIGICFGKSTYARCGIIINVTPLEPEWEGFITIQIANLTPVEGEVYAGEGIGQVIFLSADEICEKSYKDHSGKYNNAKDIQLPKI
- a CDS encoding zinc-binding dehydrogenase — its product is MRGYSVFYMDKEKFEIREHEIEDVKNDEVMIKCLANGICMWESSLFAGIEKLPENSIIGHEGIGVVVEKGKEVKNIKEGDYVVCFNWSLYQKMKEKDVKKFSIKVDDPAKYIVEPVACVLNAINFYSVSPGDKIALIGAGFMGLLNLQGLSGFPVEEIVVFDIKEYNLKLAEEYGATETVNIKKGFDIEKYRNRFDIVIECAGVQEALNLAEEIINKAGKLAIFSWHHGERTVNAGLWHSKGLHILNPSPVMGIKRNMDNFERGIKLLENRKFNLEKLITHRFSVKEIDKAMRTTLEKPEGYIKAVLLFE
- a CDS encoding HD domain-containing protein, which codes for MIYYKKKEIKMTRDDGFELLKKYISNKNLIKHSLACEAIMRKLAKYFGENEEIWGLAGLLHDLDYEYTKDNPEIHGLKTIEMLGDSVNEEIKNAILAHAEKKNPETKIEKSLYAVDPVSGFIVACVLIRPEKKLEIIDIEFLKNRFKEKSFAKGANREQIKTCETLGIKLDEFLSLSLESMKKIAVELGL